The genomic segment AAAGGATATAGCGTGGAAGTAAAGACTAAAAAAACTACCCCGAAGAAAACAGGGGATAATGCAAGGCTAGATAGCAAAAACAAATTCAATTTTATAGATTTATTTGCGGGTATTGGTGGTTTTCATATCGCGATGCACAGCGTAGGAGGTAAATGCGTTTTCGCATCCGAAATTGACAAGTTTGCCAGAATCACTTACGAGCATAACTACAAAAAGTGGTCTCCCGAACTGTTTGAGTCGGGTAATTTTAATCAGGATATCACAGATAAGAGTCTGGATTACAATAGTATTCCGCAATTTGATCTTCTGTGTGCGGGATTTCCTTGTCAGCCTTTTTCTCACGCGGGATTAAAAAAAGGCTTTGGCGATACAAGAGGTACATTGTTTTTCAATATTGAAGAGATCGTACGCACCAAAATAGAGGCATCAAAAAAGCAAAACAATAACGACCTTATCCCTAAGGTTCTATTTTTGGAAAATGTGAAGGGATTGAAAAATCATGATAAGGGAAGAACTTTTGAGACTATAAAGCATCATCTCGAGGAATTGGGGTATGAGGTTAGAGCCGAAGTTTTGAATAGTAAGAATTTTGGGGTGCCGCAAAATCGGGAGCGGATTTTTATTGTAGCATGGTATAAACAACTGGTACAGGCCACTGATTTTAGATTTCCATGGGGGCTCAACAGAGAGGGTACACCGATATTCGAACGCAATCTGAGAGATCCCGAGAGTCTGCCTACGAGTGTGGGCCAGATTTTGCTTGATGAGGAAGAACTTGAACGGATCGAGTCCCTGACAGGTCGGACCTATACGATTTCGGATAAGCTTTGGGACGGCCATCAGCGGCGCAAAAAGGAGCATGGTGAAAAAGGGAACGGATTTGGATATTCGCTTTTTCGAGATGATTCCCCTTATACCAGCACTATATCCGCGCGCTACTACAAGGATGGGTCGGAGATATTAATTGATCAGAGCACCCTGGGCAAAAGGCCGCGTAAACTACACCCCATCGAAGCAGCACGGTTGCAAGGGTATCCTATAGACGAACGTAATGAGAACGAGCGGTTTGAAATAGCGGTTTCGGATGCGCAGGCCTATAAACAGTTTGGTAATTCTGTCTCGGTTCCGGTGATCAAAACCTTAGCGAAAGAGATTATCAGCCAACTACTGAAGTAAGGTAATCGATTTTGATCATGGGAATCAATGCGTGCCCACGTCCTTGATTTTGAAAGAGGATGTGTAGGCCAGTGGGAAATGAGTAAAAACAACAGTTATTTACTTAAGGCTTGGGGTAGGTATTATCAGACATAGCTAATATCCATTGATATGAGTACTAAATTATCAGATCATTTTGTGGGAATTGCTGCAAAACGCCTGAGCCGTGTGGAAATTTTTTCCAATCAGCACGAATTTAACGGGATCAATAGATTCAGGGATATTCTCGGTAAAGACAGATTGAATTTTGCCGGAAGTATTATTTATTTTGCGGACGACGAAGATGAGGTGATCGACAATCCGTCAGATTTTACATGGTATGATGTAAGGGAGAATAATCCGTCGCGTTCTCCCGAATTTAGGTTGTACTATTCCGATAACGAAATCATTCGAAATGCATCGGTCGGAGATCTCGTGATCATGGGCAAAACTGTGCAGAATGATCTAAAGGTGATGGTAGCAGCGCAGGGCTCCACTTCCGAAAAACAGTTACTGTATCTTTTCGGTTTAGAAGAGGTAGATAACCGGTTTGTCGTCAGGGACTACAGGGAAGATTATGCTGATCTAGGCTTTGCAGGCAGATATATCCTTGAATCTATCGGCGTGGAGATCAATATTCCGAACGAGCCAGATTATCTGGCTCTAATGCTAGACCGGTTTGGGCTGTCTTTTCCAAGCACCGCTATCTTTTCGGAATTTGCACGGTCCACTGTACTGCATGTGAGCCCGCTTGATGATCCGGATGGCGCATTAATGTCTTGGTGGGAAAGGGAAGGAGAGCTACTCAGAGTTTTTGAACGCGCTGTGGTCGGTGAAAAAATCAGAGAAGGGTTTGGGGAGGACGTAGATGCATTTTTGAAATTTGCGCTGACCGTCATTAATAGGCGTAAGTCCAGAGCAGGACATAGTTTTGAAAACCACCTTCGACATATTTTTGATGTGTGTGATGTGAAGTATTCAAAAGGAGCAAAGACGGAGAGAAATAATCGCCCTGATTTTATTTTCCCCTCTTCGGAATCCTATCATGATATTACATTTCCTGCAGAACGCCTCTTTATGCTTGGAGTAAAAACGACGGCCAAAGATCGATGGAGACAAGTCCTTTCCGAAGCGGATCGTATTTCGGCTAAACATTTAATAACATTGGAACCGGCTATAAGCAAGAACCAGACTGATGAGATGATCGCCCAGAACTTGCAATTAATCATACCTTCCCCCTTACACCAAACTTATTTGGATAGCCAGCTTGAACATATCATCAATATCAAATCGTTTATCCGGTATTTGTCTCCTGATACAGTCGGTTCTTTCTGAAAGTCCGTTAGGAAATCGCTTTTATTCCTATCGTGTCGGTACCTGCTCTGTGTTTTCGGCATCTCGCTGCGAAAAGCGGGGACTTCCCGAGAAGAGAGATTGGGGAAGTCCTTTTATGCAGGGCTGCTTTTGATTGTTTTTAGTTATCTTTAAAATAACCAGCGACTATATACCACGCTTTCTTTTTTTCTCCGCGATCAGACAACAATCCTTTTCTATTCCAACCTTTCTGGTACAGGGGGTGTGCTCTGCCCGGCGAGCGAAAGTCGACGAGGAGCCACGGTGTCACTCCGCGAAGATAAGATATGGATTTAAACATGTTAAACTGTCGCTTATAAATATTTGCGAGATAATCCTCGCTCCAGCTACTGGCGCGTTCGGGATTATTATTGTTGCCAAAAACTGCTTCACCGCCAAATTCCGAAAAAATAAGCGGTTTATTGAATTTGGATATCCACTCCACTTCTTTATTCGCTTCAGGCCATTGTTTGTACCAGCCGAGATATTGATTGATGGCCATGACATCCATGAAACTATTCACCTCGTCTTCAATATAAGCCTTGTTACCCTCAAAGCGCATATTGTTGAGCGCTGATGTTACCAGTCGGGTATCGTCCAGCGATTTTGTGAGCTGATATAACCTTTTCAGTGCGCTGTCGCGCGGAGGGGAGGAGTAGGTTTCGTTTGAAAGACTCCATATGATAATGGCTGCTCTGTTTTGATCGCGCGAAATCATTTCTTTTAGCATTAAGCTCATTTTTTCCTTCATGCTCTCGTTGGCAAAATCGATTCCTTGGTACACCGGAAGCTTTTCCCAAACCATCAGTCCCATTTTCTCTGCCATTTTTACCATCTTTTCATGATGCGGGTAGTGTACTAGGCGGACATAGTTACAGCCCAGTTCTTTAGCCCAGTCCAGAAGGATTTTATAGTCACTCTCATGGTATGCACGAGACTGGCGCTGTGGAATCTCCTCGTGGATATTAATGCCTTTTAGAAAGATTGATTTGCCGTTAAGTAAGATATCTGTCCCATCCACTCTAATCGTTCTGAAGCCAATCTTTTCTTGTATAGTGTCTGTTTGTGCAGATACAATCACGTCGTATAGTTTAGGATTTGCTGGCGTCCACAGGCTTTTGTTTTTAAGGGGGAACCGCAGTGTTGCCATTCCATCCTCATTGGTTCTTGTTCTGAAATTGGCACCTAGTTCGGGAATGCTTATCCGGATTTCTTGTTGTTTAGTCGAGCCATCCAGTTTCACATATCCCTTGACGATATTCTCATTGTTTTGCGACAGCTGGATAAAGTAATCCTTGATATAAGTTTTAGGTGTGGAGACAAGGTCGACATCCCGCGTTATTCCACCATAATTGAACCAGTCAAATCCGAGACCGGGGATACCGTCTTTCACACGCTGGTTGTTAACTTTTACAATCAGGCTGTTGTCCCCGTTTTTGAGCTGATCTGTTACTTCGAACTGGAACGGAGTAAATCCACCTTCATGTTCACCGATTTTGGCTCCATTCAAATAGATTTCGGCTCTATAATTGACGGCTCCAAAGTGGAGGAAGAATCTGTTGTTTGCCGTCGTTTGTATGGAAAATGTACGTTTGTACCAGATGCTACTTTCGTAATATTTGAGGTCCGGAAGCTGCGAATTAAAGTCGCCGGGAACATAGAGCTGGGGGCCGCCTTCAAAAGCATATTCGACAAAGTCGGAGTCGTTTGTTGGCTTTCGGTCTTTGTAGTAGGCGGCCCAGTTGCCCGATCCAGCATCGAAAGGGTCGATGATAATATTCCATATACCGTTCAAACTGGTCGATTGTCGTCCCTCAATATTAGTCATTGCCGACTGTGCATGCAATAGGATTGGAAATATTTGCAACCACAATAGTGTTATTTTTATTTTGTCAATAGTTTTATTCATGTGTTGTTTGTTAGTCATGTCGCTGAAAATGTTATCATTGAGTTTGTTTTAGGTGTGAATCTAGTTTATTTTCAGAACAAGTGAAATCTGGTTTGGCTTTATCGCTGGCAGCTTTACAGAAAGATATTCATCGCTTTGTTGAAATGTCAACTTTTTATCGTATCCCAGCAGGGCGACGGATTGCACGACTATTGGTTCTATTGCCTTGTTTTTTCTTCCCAAAGATCTTATGCTAATTGCTCCATCCTGCGGCCATGCCATGATGTGGGCATAAATCGAGTTGTTTTTCTGAACAAAACGAATGTCTCTAGAACTATACATCTTTTCTTTGTCTTCGTTGAATCCAGCGGCATTTAACGGTTTTGATTCTTCCGCACTTGGCCCCTCGCCAAAGATCTTCCAAGGTCTAGTGTCAAAAATTCCCTCTTTGTTCACTTGCATCCATTCGCCGATCTCATGCAATACTTGTTCTTCTTTTTCGTCTATGCTGCCATCGCCCTTGATTGGCACATTGAGCAAGAGGTTTCCATTTTTGCTGACAATATCAATGAGCATATGTATGACCGTCTTACTCGACTTGTAATTGTTGTTTTCGTAATCCGATCTGTTATAATGCCAGCTTCCCAGGCAGGTGCAGGTCTGCCATGCTTTTTCTTGAACTTTATCTGGGACGCCACGCTCGACATCCCACACCAAGCATTCCTTTTGGGGTTCGCTGAGGATCTTTCCGAACAATACAGCGCCTAATTTTCCATTGTTTTTCTTTGCATTGCTGTTATAAAAATGAGCAGCAATATCGAGCCCGACATTGCTTATGGGCCATAGTGGGAGCGTGGTATCATCGAAATACAAGAGGTCTGGCTGATAACTGTTGATCATATCCACCGTTCTGTCGTAAAAATTGTCAATATAATCTTGAGTCGGCAGGGAGGCCCCATTATGCCAATCCCATTGTGCCCAGAGTGATTTCACATCTTCGCTACCCTGGCTCAGCGAATGGTTTTGACGGTACAATTCCTGCGGATCATAGCCTTCCCACCATTTACCTTTACCATCTTCTTTCGTCATATGTCCATCGTATGGTATACCTTGAAAAGGCCCCGACTTATCAGCCCTTTGTGATGTTTCATACCATGTCCAGGCATGAGATGAATGAATACTGACACCAAATGGCAGCTTATTTTTTTTTGCGGCCTTCGACCATGCCGCGAGGATGTCGCGTTTGGGCCCCATGTTGACCGAATTCCATTTTTGATACTTACTGTGCCATAGGTCAAAGTTATCGTGGTGGTTGCCCATCGCGAAGAAATATTGTGCGCCTGCCTTTTTGTATAAGGCGACAAGCCTTTCGGGGTTCCATTTTTCGGCCTTCCAAGTATGAATGATGTCTTTAAAACCAAATACAGAAGGATGGCCATACCGTTGCACATGTGCATTATATTGCCAGCTTCCTTCGTCATACATGCCTCGGGCATACCAGTCGCCCTGTTCGGGCTGACATTGGGGACCCCAGTGGGCCCAGATTCCAAATTTCGCATTGCGAAACCACTCTGGCGCCTCGTACTGTGCGAGAGATTCCCAAGTTGGCTGGAATTTGCCTTGCTGTGCCTGCTCGTGCCGCTGTTGTTGGGCGTGGGCAGCGGCGGGATAGGCAAACGCCGTTATTAGCAATAACATATCAAAAATTTTCTTACACATAGTTGTCATTATATTTTTCATTGTTTAAGTTGGATCAAAGGGGTTTAAGCACAGCGACATAGCCGCCACTGTTTGCCATTCGTATCGTTATTGTCGTCCCAGACTCGATTATCAGACGTTTTTTTTGGAGCTTTGTGGGATTCTCTGTTGCGTCGTTCGCATCTGCCCAGTATTCCAGCTCATATTCGCCAGCGGGTAGAAAATCGGTTAGTAAGTCAATCTTACGTGCCGCGTGATTATTCATGGCACCGATAAACCAGTTTTTTCCTGAACGTTTGGCTAGCGCAATGTATTCTCCTGGATACCCATCGATAAAGCGAATATCATCCCATACTGTGGGAACAATCTTTAGAAAGTCACTTCCGGGCTGCCCCAACACATGTTTGGGGTGATCAGAAAAGACCGTTAATGGACTCTCATAGATCACGAATTTGGCGAGTTCTGCACAGCGTGTATTCATTACCTGAGTAGGAGATTGATTCTTAAACCGTTCGGGAGTAACGTTGAGAAAACCGCCGGGAGTGTAGTCCATGGGGCCTGCCAACATACGCGTAAAAGGTAGTGTGACGTTATGAGCAGCCGTAATGCGTTTCGAAAATTTCGCATATTCTTCGCCAAGCACGCCCTCCCGGGTTATCATGTTGGGATAGGTACGTTCAATACCATCCGGTTTATATGCACCATGAAAGTTGACCATAAGCCGGTGCTCAGCAGCTTTTTTGATCACTTTACGGTACCAATTTACCATATCCTGATCATCACGATCCATAAAATCTATTTTCACGCCCGCGATACCCCATTGTTGGTATAAGGCAAAGGCTTCTTCGAATGCATTATTACGGTTGGCGTCCGTGCTGTATAGCCACAACCAGATGCGTACATTCCTTTCACGGGCATATGCGATGATTTCAGTCATATCGAGTTGTGGAGCAGGTTTGGTAATGTCGGCCTGAGCTTGGTTAAATGGGCCATACCACTGCCAGTCGATGAGCATATAGGGCCATCCCTGCGCTGCAGCAAAGTCGATGTATTGTTTAATGACAGCCATTTCCATTTTTACTTCACCGCTCCACCAGTGATCCCATGCACAAAGACCGGGCTGTATCCATGAAGGATCGTCAATGGCACAGGGCGGGTTGAGCGATTGCACTATTTCAGATTCGATGAAGTGTCCGGGTTTGTCAGCTATCATCACCACGCGCCAAGGGGTATATATTTTGTCTGCAAAGCGTGCTTTGATGCCCTCTTCTTTTTCGCCGGGAAGGGGTGAGAGCTTGGTGGTGAGCATGACTTTCGCTGTGGTATCTTCGGCTTCGCGACCAATGTAGCATCCTGGGAAGTTGTCTAGGTTTGCTTCAGTGATAGCCAGATAGTTGTCTTTATTGATTTCGACCAGCAGTGGCAGTCCGGCTACAGTTGTCGGCTTTAATGCAGACACTGGTCGCTTATTAAATTCGCTCTCCTGACTGGAGGTATAGGAGGGATCATATTCTGCTATCCATGCTTGGGCATGTGCTGGTACCGAAAAACCCGTCATTTCCCGACTGATGGCTCTATTGCCGATTCGCTGACTGCTATAGAGTTGATAGCGGAAGGCGATTCCATTATTGTACGCTCTAAAAAAGAGATCCATTCGGCGCTTTTCGCCTCCTTTTTCTACGAGAGCGAGATGTGTTTCATTCCATTTCATGGTAACTTGAGCATGCTTGTTTTTGACCACGGGTGCCCAGGATTCTTGCTGAAAGTTAGAACGGGCATCATTTAGCAAAGTAAAGCCTTTATGAATGGCCGGTCCATCCTGTAACTCAAAACCCAAGGGGGAGGGGTATATCAATGGCTGACCCTTATAAAAAACGGTATACTGAAGTTCGTTGGAAAGGTCGATATGCACAGCGATCTGTCCGTTAGGTGACTGCACGGTAATCGTTTGGGCACAGAGGCCAAACGATAAATATAGAAATATGCTGACTAAAAATGTTTTCATGAAAGTTGTTTAATAGTTAGATGGATGATGGATCATTTCTCTTCCATAATTAATACGTCCCAGGGCTCCAGGACTATCTTGTTACCAGATTGTAGTGCAATACCCGAAACCAGTTCGTTCGCAGGCCGATAGGTATAGGTGATTTCTTTGGCTGCTGCACTGTAGTTAAAAAAATAGTGAATTTTTTTTCCCGATTTATTGGTACCCGAACGTTCGATAATAGGGAAGATGAACTTATCTGCGGGGATGATTTGAGCTTCTACAGCGACCTTTCTTATGATGCTATCGAGCAGTTCTTGAGATGGATAGGTTCCTATATAGGTCAGCATTCCCTTGCCATATTTGTTCTGGGTAATGACGGGCCATTTGCCGAAAAAGCTGTGTTCGGCATAAGCCAGCGGTTCAGCTGTCTCAGGGATCAGAAACTCGTACCAGTCACTGATCTGCTTGTTATTTTTCAATTGGAAGGGATTATTTTTCAGGAGCATTTCACCGATTGTCGAATATTCCTGATAGTAGAACCCGCAGGCCTTGCGCAAGGGGCCGGGAGAGAGCGACGCCCTGACTGCCGAATGCTCGTTGCAATACCCGCTTTTGAACATCATTACGACATGCCCGCCTTCCTTTACAAACTGCTCAATGGCCTTTAACAGCTCATCGGTGGCAACATATAGCGGCGGAATCACCAACATATCGTATCCCTTGAAATTGATAGTTTTATCACAAGGCAGGATGTCGGTCTCGATATTTTGGAAGTATAATGATCTATGTACCATATCGATTGGGTAATTGCTTTTGTGAGTATACGGCATAAAATTTAGCGCGTGGTAGGAGTCGTGGCTATAGAGTATGGCTACCTTGTTTTTCTTTTTCAGATCTACGATCTGGTTCCCAATTTTCTTCAGCTCTTCTGAAGTCGTTTTGAACTCGTCGTAGACGCGATTAGGCTGCAGGTCATGTCCCAGGATACCGCGCCAGTACGTTTCTTGCCCGTAATGTAAGGTCGCCCAGTGCCAGTATTCCACCATATTCGCACCGGAGGCATAATGTCCGTAGACATTTTGCCTCAATTGCTTGTCGTAGGGTGGATATTGTGTGCGCGAATCCCATCCGGTTCCCTGGGCATTGGTTTCCGTGACAAGATAATTGTTGTGCGCGACAGTGCGTACAAAATCACCTGCATAGGCGATGCGCTGACCGTCCTGTTTGTCCTGCACATCGTGGTAAATGTTGATGGCAGGATATTGCATCTGTCGAAAGCTTTCTACCTGGTCGATATCATGAAAATCGGGCATAAAGCAATGGGTGATAAACTGATCTTCGCGTTTGTACGTATTGACGATATCACATTGCCAATTCAGGAAATCAGCCACCTGTTTGCGGTTGTACCGTTCCCACTCGTTTTTATAGAAGGGATTGGTAACACCATCCCGGGTATAGAATTCTTCCCAGCTGTTGATATTCATCCCCCAGTAATTCATTCCCCATTCTTTGTTAAGAAGAGCAAGATCATTGTTGAAGCGTCCTTTAACGTAGTTGCGGAACCCAACGAAGTAATCGCGGTTGTTTATACCACGTGCTTCGGTCTCATTGTCTACCTGATAGCCGATTACTCCCGGGTGTTGAGCATATCTTTCCATTAGTTTGCGAATGATCCTTTCGCTGTAATATTTAAATGTGGGATTGGTAAAATCTATATTCTGTCTAATGCCATAATAGGCTTTACTGCCTCGGAGATATTCGGCCATTACCTCGGGGTGTTTATGGGCTAGCCAAGCCGGAATGGAGTAGGTAGGAGTACCCAATATCACTTTGATACCTGCTTGGTACATCTTGTCGATGATGCGATCCATCCAATTAAAATCAAATACCCCTTCTTGCGGTTCGAATAACCCCCATGTCGATTCCCCGACACGTACAACATTCAGTCCAGCGTTCTTCATGAGCCGGATGTCTTCGTCCAGACGTTCGTAGGGCATATACTCATGATAATAGGCAGCACCATAGAGCGGCTTGTCAAACCTATATTGAGCCTTGGTAGGCATGGCTACCAAGAAGGTTAGGTAAAGGAGGAAAATGTTTTCTGTTTTCATGGTTGTCGGTTTCTGCTTCTTATATCATGTATTTTTTTACTATGCGGTGTCAGGGCTAACCCTGACACCGCGATTGTGTTGGCAGCATAGAGGCGCTTCCGGTAGACCGAGTGCAGGCCATTAATTTCGAGGGTATCTTCCTGGGATAGCCATTACCTGTTGTAAAAAGAGAGGGTCTTTAAATGTACAGGTCGTTCGGTCATATTGCCCTGCTCCCTGAACATCCCAGAGCATGGGGCACATGCCACGCGAATAGATGGCTTCAGTAACCGAGACGGCAAATAACCTGACCACTTCCTGCGTCCTGTTGAGTGAAGAACAAGCATATTCGCCGATAACAACAGGTATGCCTTTATCCACACAGTTCTTTTTGAGTAGATCCATATTATCATGGAGCTCCTTCAATTCGCTTGGTGTACCCCAAGATGGGACACCGACCCCCCAGCCGGCATCCTCTCCATTTCCCAGTATGGCAAACAGCGGCGGAGTATAGTAATGAACCGTCAATGCGAGACGTTTAGCCGGATCAACTGGTATTTTTGTGAGTGGGTCAAAGGCGTATTCCAGCCCAGTATTATAAACTTCGACCAGCAAGTGGCGCTTGGCATTGTTACCACCCGAGCGTCTTACGATATCGACAAAAATCTGGTTCAGTTCATTGACATATCCAAATGCTTTTGCTTTCTCTGTCTGCCCACCGCGCCAAGGCGTCCATATTTCATCGTAACCGATTTCATTCATCGGTTCAAATATGAGATGGTCGCCATATTTTTCGAAACGGCTACATAGTTGCTCCCATATCGACGTGAATTTTTTACGGGCCTCATTGTCTGTGGGCACTTTCTTGACCCATTCATTCTCATGGTGTACATTGATAATGGCTACCATTCCACAATCAAGTGTCCAATTGAGGATGGATTCCACTCTATTCAGCAGATCTGGATGAATGCTGTAATTCTCATTATTTATCATCATATTACTCCAGGTAACAGGTATCCGGAGCGACGAATAACCGGCCTTGGCATATCCCTCGATGATCTCTTTTGTTATGATGGGGCTGCCCCATGCTGTTTCGTAATTCGCGATGCTGCTGGGATTAATCCAGTCGCCGGTAGCATCAAGGGCGTTGCCGAGATTTATTCCCAAGCCCATTTCATCAACCAGTTGGCCCGTGCTGAAGTTGTCGCGAACGAGAAATTTACTGTAGGCCGGTTTAGGTTCTTCCTTTGGATCAGGGGTGGAAGGCTCGGCTTTAATCTCCTTATTTGAACATGCTGGAAGCATCAACAGCATAATGAGGTAACTTAATAGTGTTTTCATTGACAGTGTTTTGGTGTATTTATTTGTTAACATTATTTGGTAATTGTGTTTGACATGGGGTATTCAGTGCTGAAGGGCACAGCAGGAAGTCCTGCTTTATTGTACAGATTGACGTCGGGGTTGTTGCCCCATGCGTAGCGGACGTAGACCGGGTCTGCAATCTGACTTGCATATACCAACACTTGATCGCCTACGGCATGGGCTTTGGCCCAGACAAATTTTTTGTCTGCTCCGGCGACAGCAAAGCCTTCTACATACCCATTTTTGTTGGTCACGGACAGCGCTCCACCTGTTGATTCAAACGAAATAAGCAACTTATCTGCTTTTCTTTCCAGTGACTTAAATGTTGGACCGGAGTAAATAAGATCCTTTTTACCATAATCTTTGGCTAGTGCAATTAACGCAAGTCGCCTGCCTACCTCTTGTTTATTTCGTGGGTGGATATCATCGGCGTCGCCAATATCGGTGATGACTGCCTGACCTGTATGTGCGAGGCTAAGTGTTCTGGTCTGTGCATCTCTGAGTTTTGCCCAGTCACTGTCCTGCGGTATGCTGTCTTTGGCCATATAATTGGCCAATTGAACCCAATAAAAGGGGAATACCCTGTTCCATTGCGATCGCCAATCGCGGATCAGATTGGGGAAAAGGGTAAGATAATCATTGGGTTGTCCAGCATTGTTTTCTCCCTGATACCAGATGACGCCTCGAATTGTATATGGAATGATCGGGTTGATCATCGCATTGAAAAGCAAGGAGTGATACATATTGGGCGAAGTCTCCTTATAGCCGAACTGCTTATTGGTTACGGCCTCTTTGTAATACCATTCGCCATCAAGTGGGAATTTTTCCCCGCCGATTTCTATATTCAGGCTAGCAGCGTTTCCGTAAAAGCCGCCGCCGCCACCGGTATCCGTGATTTTTACCGTGATGCTATTTTCGCCGTCTTTCAAAATATTTGTGGGAATATTATAAGTTCGCT from the Sphingobacterium thalpophilum genome contains:
- a CDS encoding type II restriction endonuclease, coding for MSTKLSDHFVGIAAKRLSRVEIFSNQHEFNGINRFRDILGKDRLNFAGSIIYFADDEDEVIDNPSDFTWYDVRENNPSRSPEFRLYYSDNEIIRNASVGDLVIMGKTVQNDLKVMVAAQGSTSEKQLLYLFGLEEVDNRFVVRDYREDYADLGFAGRYILESIGVEINIPNEPDYLALMLDRFGLSFPSTAIFSEFARSTVLHVSPLDDPDGALMSWWEREGELLRVFERAVVGEKIREGFGEDVDAFLKFALTVINRRKSRAGHSFENHLRHIFDVCDVKYSKGAKTERNNRPDFIFPSSESYHDITFPAERLFMLGVKTTAKDRWRQVLSEADRISAKHLITLEPAISKNQTDEMIAQNLQLIIPSPLHQTYLDSQLEHIINIKSFIRYLSPDTVGSF
- a CDS encoding glycoside hydrolase family 2 protein — encoded protein: MNKTIDKIKITLLWLQIFPILLHAQSAMTNIEGRQSTSLNGIWNIIIDPFDAGSGNWAAYYKDRKPTNDSDFVEYAFEGGPQLYVPGDFNSQLPDLKYYESSIWYKRTFSIQTTANNRFFLHFGAVNYRAEIYLNGAKIGEHEGGFTPFQFEVTDQLKNGDNSLIVKVNNQRVKDGIPGLGFDWFNYGGITRDVDLVSTPKTYIKDYFIQLSQNNENIVKGYVKLDGSTKQQEIRISIPELGANFRTRTNEDGMATLRFPLKNKSLWTPANPKLYDVIVSAQTDTIQEKIGFRTIRVDGTDILLNGKSIFLKGINIHEEIPQRQSRAYHESDYKILLDWAKELGCNYVRLVHYPHHEKMVKMAEKMGLMVWEKLPVYQGIDFANESMKEKMSLMLKEMISRDQNRAAIIIWSLSNETYSSPPRDSALKRLYQLTKSLDDTRLVTSALNNMRFEGNKAYIEDEVNSFMDVMAINQYLGWYKQWPEANKEVEWISKFNKPLIFSEFGGEAVFGNNNNPERASSWSEDYLANIYKRQFNMFKSISYLRGVTPWLLVDFRSPGRAHPLYQKGWNRKGLLSDRGEKKKAWYIVAGYFKDN
- the dcm gene encoding DNA (cytosine-5-)-methyltransferase translates to MKGYSVEVKTKKTTPKKTGDNARLDSKNKFNFIDLFAGIGGFHIAMHSVGGKCVFASEIDKFARITYEHNYKKWSPELFESGNFNQDITDKSLDYNSIPQFDLLCAGFPCQPFSHAGLKKGFGDTRGTLFFNIEEIVRTKIEASKKQNNNDLIPKVLFLENVKGLKNHDKGRTFETIKHHLEELGYEVRAEVLNSKNFGVPQNRERIFIVAWYKQLVQATDFRFPWGLNREGTPIFERNLRDPESLPTSVGQILLDEEELERIESLTGRTYTISDKLWDGHQRRKKEHGEKGNGFGYSLFRDDSPYTSTISARYYKDGSEILIDQSTLGKRPRKLHPIEAARLQGYPIDERNENERFEIAVSDAQAYKQFGNSVSVPVIKTLAKEIISQLLK
- a CDS encoding glycoside hydrolase family 97 protein, encoding MKTFLVSIFLYLSFGLCAQTITVQSPNGQIAVHIDLSNELQYTVFYKGQPLIYPSPLGFELQDGPAIHKGFTLLNDARSNFQQESWAPVVKNKHAQVTMKWNETHLALVEKGGEKRRMDLFFRAYNNGIAFRYQLYSSQRIGNRAISREMTGFSVPAHAQAWIAEYDPSYTSSQESEFNKRPVSALKPTTVAGLPLLVEINKDNYLAITEANLDNFPGCYIGREAEDTTAKVMLTTKLSPLPGEKEEGIKARFADKIYTPWRVVMIADKPGHFIESEIVQSLNPPCAIDDPSWIQPGLCAWDHWWSGEVKMEMAVIKQYIDFAAAQGWPYMLIDWQWYGPFNQAQADITKPAPQLDMTEIIAYARERNVRIWLWLYSTDANRNNAFEEAFALYQQWGIAGVKIDFMDRDDQDMVNWYRKVIKKAAEHRLMVNFHGAYKPDGIERTYPNMITREGVLGEEYAKFSKRITAAHNVTLPFTRMLAGPMDYTPGGFLNVTPERFKNQSPTQVMNTRCAELAKFVIYESPLTVFSDHPKHVLGQPGSDFLKIVPTVWDDIRFIDGYPGEYIALAKRSGKNWFIGAMNNHAARKIDLLTDFLPAGEYELEYWADANDATENPTKLQKKRLIIESGTTITIRMANSGGYVAVLKPL
- a CDS encoding alpha-L-fucosidase — protein: MLLLITAFAYPAAAHAQQQRHEQAQQGKFQPTWESLAQYEAPEWFRNAKFGIWAHWGPQCQPEQGDWYARGMYDEGSWQYNAHVQRYGHPSVFGFKDIIHTWKAEKWNPERLVALYKKAGAQYFFAMGNHHDNFDLWHSKYQKWNSVNMGPKRDILAAWSKAAKKNKLPFGVSIHSSHAWTWYETSQRADKSGPFQGIPYDGHMTKEDGKGKWWEGYDPQELYRQNHSLSQGSEDVKSLWAQWDWHNGASLPTQDYIDNFYDRTVDMINSYQPDLLYFDDTTLPLWPISNVGLDIAAHFYNSNAKKNNGKLGAVLFGKILSEPQKECLVWDVERGVPDKVQEKAWQTCTCLGSWHYNRSDYENNNYKSSKTVIHMLIDIVSKNGNLLLNVPIKGDGSIDEKEEQVLHEIGEWMQVNKEGIFDTRPWKIFGEGPSAEESKPLNAAGFNEDKEKMYSSRDIRFVQKNNSIYAHIMAWPQDGAISIRSLGRKNKAIEPIVVQSVALLGYDKKLTFQQSDEYLSVKLPAIKPNQISLVLKIN